ggcctggaacagctgccccttttgccctgtgttaaagatggccctgtgtaTATCTTTAGGTGAGTGCATATttataggtaggtaggtaggtgtgTAGCTCTAGGTCagagtttctcaactccagtcctcaaggctccttaacaggtcttgttttcagacttcccattatttttcacagatgatttgatcagtttccctgccttagtaattaccacagccatttcatctgagggaaatcctgaatacatgacctgttgggggcgccttgaggcgattatgcatttgctgcgctatacaagttactcactcactcactcactcacttgagTTGAGAATTACTGCTCTAGGTAGTAGCGTAGATCtttaggcagatgtgtatatcttGCGGtagttatatataatatatatatatattcggtaGATGTGTATATCTCTAAGTAGGTAAGTGTGCATCTTTAGGTAGAAGTATATTGCTTAGTAGGTGTTGATATTTCTGGGTAGGTAAGCGTGTATATCTCTAGACAGGTGTGTATATATCTAGGTGaatatatttttctctctctAGATTATTAGGTGTATATGGTATCTCCAGGTAGGTATATGTATCTCTAGGTAAGTGGCTGTGTACCTTTAAGTAGATGTGTATATTTTAGGTGTTTATATTTACATAGGTGTATATCTATAGGTAGGTATGTATATCTCTAGATTAGTGTATATCTTTCTAGGTAGGTGTATATATCTATAGGTAGGTGTAACTCTCTAGGTGGGGAGATGGGTATCTTTAGGTAGGTATGTATATCTCTAGGTAGGTGTATACTTTTCTAGGTAGGTGTATAAATCTCTAAGGGGGTAGGTGTGTATATCTCTAGGTAACTGCATTTCTCTTGGTAAATAGGTGTATATCTCTAGGTAGGTGTGTGTATATTTAGGTAAGTAATTGTATATCTCTAGGTAAGTAGGTGTATACCTCAAGGTAGAAgtgtatgggccatattctgagtaaagttacgatggagtaactcaggatactccatcgtatctcccttttttggccagtgtatctatgcgactgattctcagaatcatttttgcatagatacacttaagatccgccatctgtaagtcacttacactggcggatcttaaatgcaatgacgccggccgccgctagatggcatttaagtgaaggagtcatttgcgtatgcaaatgatccttctacgccgattcacgaacgagtttgcgtcacgtaaccgtcgctaacgtcgtttgcgtaagcggaaacttacccctgctatatgaggggtaagtttccgcaagtctcgcgtaggccatgttacggatggcgtcgggtccccgtcgtgttttttcgtcggatacgtcgtttacgtaagtcgttcttgaatacgactttacgtcaatgacgcacacgtcggcgtcattgacgttttccgccgagaactggagcatgcgcactgggctttttgcagcccggcgcatgcccagttcttttgtatcgggggcgcgcttcatttgaatagaagccgcccccttggagatccgccaggctacgccgggacacttacactccgctgtcccaacttatggagcaagtgtttggggaatacaacacctgctccagtaagttgggacagcggagtgtaagtgccctaagcgaagcaggcggatatttactcagaatatggccctatatctTTAGGTAGGTGTGTGTATATCTCTAGAGAGGCTGTAGTGTATTTCTAGGTAGGTATGTATATCGCTGAGTAGGTGTATATTTCTAGGTATGTGTGCATTTCTTACTGTGTGTGAACATCTCTAGGTGGGTAGGTGTGTTTATCTCCAGGTAGGTGTATATCTCTGGGTAGGTATGTACATTTCTAAGTACATGTATATCTCCATGTAGATGCATATATCTCTAGGTAGGTGTGTAAATTTCTACGcagctgtactgtatatctctctCTGCAAGTGTACACATTTCTAGGTGGGTGTATATTACTATCGTAGGCAAGTAGGTGTATAGCTCTAGGTAGATGTGTATATCTAGGTAGGTGTACATGTTTTGGTGGGTGTATCTGttatctgtatatactgtatgttggtaCATATCTCCCCAAACAGTTGTGTATATTTCTGGGTGGGTGTAGAGCACTAGGTCAATTTAGATTTCTAGAtagtggtgtgtgtgtataggtagaTGTGTGAATTTCTCAGATAGGTAGGTGTATATCTCTAGGTAGGTGTGTGTGTATCTAGGTAAATGTGTGAATTTCTCAGATAGGTAGGTGTATATCTCtaggtaggtgtgtgtgtgtatctaggtAAATATGTGAATTTCTCTAGATAGGTAGGTGTATATCTCTAGGTAGGTGTGTGTGCATCTAGGTAAATATGTGAATTTCTCAGATAGGTAGGTGTATATCTCTAGGTAGGTGTGTGTGTATCTAGGTAAATATGTGAATTTCTCTAGATAGGTTGGTGTATATCTCTAGATAGgtaggtgtgtgtatataggtaAATGTGTGAATTTCTCTAGATAGGTAGGTGTATATCTCTAGGTAGGTGTGTATCTAGGTAAATATGTGAATTTCTCTAGATAGGTAGGTGTATATCTCtaggtaggtgtgtgtgtgtatctaggtAAATATGTGAATTTCTCTAGATAGGTAGGTGTATATCTCTAGGTAGGTGTGTGTATCTAGGTAAACATGTGAATTTCTCTAGATAGGTAGGTGTATATCTCtaggtaggtgtgtgtgtgtatctaggtAAACATGTGAATTTCTCTAGATAGGTAGGTGTATATctctaggtaggtaggtaggtatatTTGTGGGCTGGCACTGTAGGGATGTTTGTAGTGTCACCACCTCATTCACGGACATGGCTCCATGGTTGGAGTAATGGAGTGAATCTAATTATCGTTGATCTGTGTCCATTGAATAAGACGATGACCCTACACACCCATGTATGGCACCATCTGTGGAGCCCAGTGGAGATGGCGCACAACACACTATGCTGGTGAGATGGGAAATGCCCACCAGGGCCGATCTCCCTGACTCATTGATCTAGCGAGGTGAGGGTGACTCCTccatattgttgtcacatgatcTTGGCCTCCTTCTTTCAGGCTCCTGCTCTGGATGAACTCCAATGATCGACCTCTGAGCGCCGCATGCTTTCTCAAGCAGGAGAACTCCAGCCCATGCTCCGCGGCGGGTTCTCTGACCCATCACAGTCCCAGCGGGTCTTCCGACTCTAGTGGCAGCTTTGGCATTTCTTTGAGTGGTCTGGACTCCCCGCCAGGGTGTGGAGGCCACAGACATTATGAAGGCTCAGGGAGGATGGGGACCCCCACCAAGAGTGAGTACCCACTGACTGCGGGCCCCAAGCGTCTGTGTCTGGTGTGCGGTGACGTGGCCTCCGGCTACCATTACGGCGTGGCATCGTGTGAAGCCTGCAAGGCGTTCTTCAAACGCACCATCCAAGGTAATGAGACGGGGGTGGCAAAAGTGTAACAGCGGAGGTTGGGAATGAATGAGTGTTGTCCTTGGACATTGGGAAGCTACAACCTGATCACTTGGATTTGGACCTGTTTGGTTTAAATTGGGACCTGATTGGTTTAAATTGAGAGCTGATTGGTTTGGATAGgcacctgattggttgctatggcctagtgcatgggtcttcaaactacggccctccagttgttcaggaactacaattcccatcatgcctagtcatgtctgtgaatgtcagtggcccagattcaagaagcaattgcgcccgtgtaaccatgagttacacggcgcaattgcttacttgctccggtgtaacgagtgctcctgattcaggaacctcgttacaccggctgcagcctaaaatctgcgcggcataaggctcttatgcctcgcagattttaggctgcattcttgcgggggccgctaggggccgctcccattgtgtatcagcgtgtagtatgcgaattgcatactaccactgattcacaatcttgcgcgggccccgcgcaagccaggtacggagtttccgtacggcttctttagcgcaaggctgccctttctaatagcaggggcagcctgtgctaaagtataccgccgctcccgcgtcgcgacgttcaaatgttacgtcgtttgcgtaagtgcttcgtgaatggcgctggacgccattcacgttcactttgaagcaaatgacgtccttgcgacgtcatttgccgcaatgcacgtcgggaaagtttcccggcgGAACATGCGCTgtacactcggcgcgggagcgcgcctaaattaaatgattcccgcccccggcgggatcatttaacttgcgcgcgcttacgccgggcaaatttgccggcgcaccctcgcagttcacggagctactgctccgtgaatcgagggcagcgcaaaatatttgcaggggcgcagggcaaaatcatggcccagcgcccccgcaaatatagcgcaagctatgctgaatctgggccagtgtgttacaatgcctcatgggatgtgtagttccacaacagctggagggccgtagtttgaggatccctggcctagTGGAACAATCATTGTAAATGTTTCTGGTTATCTGCCAATAGCTGTGATGCCCATGTGAGAAGCCTCAGCTAGAAGCTGGCATTTATCTGTCATCAGCTTTGAGCTTTTATAGATCTAGATCTGCCAGTGATAGAAAATGTGATGCTTATCTGTACAATCACCACACAGGGAACATTGAGTACAGCTGTCCGGCCTCCAAGCAGTGTGAGATCACCAAGCGGAGGAGGAAATCCTGCCAGTCATGCCGCTTTGCCAAGTGTCTGAAGGTTGGAATGCTAAGAGAAGGTAAGGAGCAGTTTCCAGGTATTGCCCAGAGGGATGCCGATTGGTGCTTTTGGCcccagttttcctgtcagaagACTGGCCCGGTCACACATTCATATGGCCCCATGCGGGTGTGTTCCCTGTGCCAAGACAGCTGGTCCACCACACCCAGCAGAGCGGTCTTCTCACAGGAGGTTACTGCCATTCCATGTATGATCTTACAGAAATATGTATTTCTCTCAAGGGGTCAGACTGGACCGTGTGCGAGGAGGCCGGCAGAAATACAAGAGGCGCCAGGACCCTGAGGACAATGATTTCACCAGACCACTAATACCTTCTGcccataaaaaaacatgtaagTGCCTGAAACTGCCCCCCACTAAGGGTGAGATGGATATAGAGGCCGGCACTGTGAGGGAAAAGGATATAGAGGCCGGCACTGTGAGGGGAAAGGATATAGAGGCCGGCACTGTGGAGAAGAGGCATATGGAGGCCGGAACTGTGGGGAAGAGGCATATGGAGGCCGGCACTGTGAGGGAAAAGGATCTAGAGGCCGGCACTGTGAGGGAAAAGGATCTAGAGGCCGGCACTGTGAGGGAAAAGGATCTAGAGGCCGGCACTGTGAGGGAAAAGGATCTAGAGGCCGGCACTGTGAGGGAAAAGGATCTAGAGGCCGGCACTGTGAGGGAAAAGGATCTAGAGGCCGGCACTGTGAGGGAAAAGGATCTAGAGGCCGGCACTGTGAGGGGAAAGGATATAGAGGCCGGCACTGTGAGGGAAAAGGATATATAGGTTGGCACTGTGAGGGAAAAGGATATATAGGTTGGCACTGTGAGGGAAAGGGATATAGAGGCCGGCACAGTACATGAGAGGGATATAGAGGACCCCACTAATGGTAAGGGAGTCCTGCACTAATAGTGAAAGGGGAGTGAGAAGGATGTAGAAGCTGGCACTGTGAGGGAGGGTGTAGAGGCCAACACAATAGATggaggatggcacagtgggagatgGGCTGAGCTCTGTGGGTTTGGGATATATGAGGTCCACATTGATTTTTGAGAAACGGAGGATCGCTATGTCAGCTCACTATAACTACTTTTTCTGTTACATCCAGACATGAGGACGAGGATTGTTTCGCACCTTCTGCTAGCGGAGCCAGAGAAGATCTTTGCCATGGCAGATCCCGCTGGTCCTGATAGTGATATCAAAGTGCTGAGCACACTGGTTGACCTCACTGACCGAGAGCTCGTCATGACCATCGGATGGGCCAAACACATTCCAGGTCCGAAACCGTTCACCGTTACCCCTCAATTCACTAATACCCCCAAATCACTAATACCCCCAAATCACTAATACCCCCAACTCACTACCACCTCCCTAATTCACTAATACCCCCAAATCACTACCACCTCCCTAATTCACTAATACCCCCAAATCACTAATACCCCCAAATCACTAATACCCCCAAATCACTAATACCCCCAAATCACTACCACCTCCCTAATTCACTAATACCCCCAAATCACTAATACCCCCAAATCACTAATACCCCCAAATCACTAATACCCCCAAATCACTAATACCCCCAAATCACTACCACCTCCCTAATTCACTAATACCCCCAAATCACTACCACCTCCCTAATTCACTAATACCCCCAAATCACTACCACCTCCCTAATTCACTAATACCCCCAAATCACTAATACCCCCCAAATCACTAATACCCCCAAATCACTAATACCCCCAAATCACTAATACCCCCAAATCACTAATACCCCCAAATCACTACCACCTCCCTAATTCACTAATACCCCCAAATCACTACCACCTCCCTAATTCACTAATACCCCCAAATCACTACCACCTCCCTAATTCACTAATACCCCCAAATCACTACCACCTCCCTAATTCACTAATACCCACCTAAGTTACTACTATCCACCCAATTTACTAATGACCCCCAATTTACTATTACATACCTACTGTACTAATACCCCCAATTCACTACTACCCACCCTCAATCCACTCATACACCCCATTTATTACTATCACTCAATTTACCAATAAGAACATTATTCAtcactagccccccccccccctcatttcacTATTTGCCTCCTTATTTACTACTACCCACCCTCAAATCACTTATACACCCCATTTATTTTTACTAATACCACCTCTATTCATTACTACCCCCATAATATACCTATACACCCCCAATTCattaatacaccccccccccctccatttcaCTACTTTCCTCCTTTTTCACTATTATCCACTTAATCCACTAATAACCCCCCAATTCACTACCCCCCGCCCCTCCCCAATTTACTAATATCTTCCCGTTTCACTAATACCTCCTGAATACATTACTATCTGTTCAATTCACTAATAACCCAAACATTATTTCTACTACCTCCCTAACTAATTAACATCCGCCAAATTTACTGTTATCTACCCAATCTACTAATACCTCCAGTTtactactaccccccccccccaattcactAATACAGCCCAAATTCAAAACTACTCCCACAATTTACAAATACCCCAAAATTCACTATTCTCCACCCAGTTTACTAATATCCCCAGTTTACTACTTGTCTCAAAATACATTTATACCCTCAGTGCATCACTACTATGCCCCCAAATGTAATAATACCCCAAATGTATTACTATCTGCTCAATTCACCAATAAACCCCACGATTCAATAATAcacagctctcccccccccccctcaatttgCTAATATCTACCCAATtcactaatcccccccccccccaaccccttaTCTATAGGCAAAATTTAAAATATCATATTCATCCTTTAATAAGGATACAGAGGCAaggctgtatgtatgtatgtatgctgtATCTGTAATCTGTGTGTAATTCACCCCACCATGTAATACTGATCATGGGGGGGCTGAGTGTCTATGTGTACACCCCCCACTGACAGAGCTGTGTGACTGTGTGTGCAGGATTCTCCTCGCTCTCCCTGGCAGACCAGATGTGCCTACTACAAGGAGCCTGGATGGAGATTTTACTGTTGGGAGTTGTGTTCCGCTCTCTGCCGTACCAGGATGAGCTGCTATATGCTGAGGACTACATCATGGACGACATGCGGTCCCGGGTCTGCGGTCTACACAATCTCTACATCTGTACAATGCAGCTGGTACAACGATACCGCAAACTCCGCTTGGACAAGGAGGAGTATGTCACACTGAAGGCCTTAGTACTTACTAACTCAGGTACAACCTCTGACACTGCTGATCTACTGTACATACTGCTAAACTGCATACTGACACTCTGCTATTCCCCCCATGTACTGCACACTGACACCCTGCTATTCCCTCTGTGTACTGCACACTGACACTCTGCTATTCCCCCCATGTACTGCACACTGACACTCTGCTATTCCCCCCATGTACTGCACACTGACACCCTGCTATTCCCCCCATGTACTGCACACTGACACTCTGCTATTCCCCCCATGTACTGCACACTGACACCCTGCTATTCCCCCCATGTACTGCACACTGACACTCTGCTATTCCCCCCATGTACTGCATACTGACACCCTGCTATTCCCTCCATGTACTGCACACTGACACCCTGCTATTCCCTCCATGTACTGCACACTGACACCCTGCTATTCCCTCCATGTACTGCACACTGACACCCTGCTATTCCCTCCATGTACTGCACACTGACACCCTGCTATTCCCCCCATGTACTGCACACTGACACCCTGCTATTCCCTCCATGTACTGCACACTGACACCCTGCTATTCCCTCCATGTACTGCACACTGACACTCTGCTATTCCCCCCATGTACTGCACACTGACACTCTGCTATTCCCTCCATGTACTGCATACTGACACCCTGCTATTCCCTCCATGTACTGCACACTGACACTCTGCTATTCCCTCCATGTACTGCACACTGACACTCTGCTATTCCCTCCATGTACTGCACACTGACACCCTGCTATTCCCTCCATGTACTGCACACTGACACCCTGCTATTCCCTCATGTACTGCACACTGACACCCTGCTATTCCCTCCATGTACTGCACACTGACACCCTGCTATTCCCTCCATGTACTGCACACTGACACTCTGCTATTCCCTCCATGTACTGCACACTGCACACTCTGCTATTCCCCCCATGTACTGCACACTGACACTCTGCTATTCCCTCTGTGTACTGCACACTGACACTCTGCTATTCCCCCCATGTACTGCACACTAACACTCTG
This window of the Rana temporaria chromosome 13, aRanTem1.1, whole genome shotgun sequence genome carries:
- the ESRRB gene encoding steroid hormone receptor ERR2, which translates into the protein MDEVEVSNVDSEHYHNQLLLWMNSNDRPLSAACFLKQENSSPCSAAGSLTHHSPSGSSDSSGSFGISLSGLDSPPGCGGHRHYEGSGRMGTPTKSEYPLTAGPKRLCLVCGDVASGYHYGVASCEACKAFFKRTIQGNIEYSCPASKQCEITKRRRKSCQSCRFAKCLKVGMLREGVRLDRVRGGRQKYKRRQDPEDNDFTRPLIPSAHKKTYMRTRIVSHLLLAEPEKIFAMADPAGPDSDIKVLSTLVDLTDRELVMTIGWAKHIPGFSSLSLADQMCLLQGAWMEILLLGVVFRSLPYQDELLYAEDYIMDDMRSRVCGLHNLYICTMQLVQRYRKLRLDKEEYVTLKALVLTNSDSAHIEDGRSVQDLQDLLQEALHEYEISHHCDEPRRVAQLLLTLPLLRQTASIAIQHFHSVRAQGRVPMHKLFLEMLEANCD